In one Achromobacter spanius genomic region, the following are encoded:
- a CDS encoding aminotransferase class I/II-fold pyridoxal phosphate-dependent enzyme — translation MNSIVNARLKQIKPSPSMAAKIVVDELRRQGREIADFTLGEPDMSTPAHIARAGQDAIASGDIRYTSPNGTVGLRRAIANSLQLSLGVAYGMDQITVGAGAKQIIGAALTASLEPGDEVIVCAPYWVSYPDMVLLNEGKPVVVTGPESQGFKLDAATLEAAITPRTRWLILNSPSNPSGAVYSAAELHALTDVLLRHPQVWILSDEIYAPFCYNGQAHASPVQVEPRLIERTLIVNGMSKSYAMTGWRVGYGAGPADLIKAMSTVMSQSTSCPSAISQVAAQAALEGDQSSVTQMVDIFQARRDLIVRRLNAIPGISCAMPDGAFYVYANVQGLIGRTGPAGELKTDLDVSLFFLREAGVAVIDGGSYGLSPYVRFSFATSTEVIEQGMDRLEAAVKVLMAD, via the coding sequence ATGAACAGCATCGTCAACGCCCGCCTGAAACAGATCAAACCTTCGCCCAGCATGGCCGCCAAGATCGTCGTGGACGAATTGCGCCGCCAGGGCCGCGAGATCGCCGACTTCACGCTCGGCGAACCCGACATGTCCACGCCCGCCCACATCGCGCGCGCCGGCCAGGACGCCATCGCCAGCGGCGACATCCGCTACACCAGCCCGAATGGCACCGTCGGCCTGCGCCGCGCCATCGCCAACAGCCTGCAACTGAGCCTGGGCGTAGCCTACGGCATGGACCAGATCACCGTGGGCGCGGGCGCCAAGCAGATCATCGGCGCCGCGTTGACGGCCAGCCTGGAACCCGGCGATGAAGTCATCGTCTGCGCGCCGTACTGGGTCTCGTACCCCGACATGGTGCTGTTGAACGAAGGCAAGCCCGTGGTCGTGACTGGCCCGGAATCGCAAGGTTTCAAGCTGGACGCCGCCACGCTGGAAGCCGCCATCACGCCGCGCACGCGCTGGTTGATCCTGAATTCCCCCAGCAATCCCAGCGGCGCCGTGTATAGCGCTGCTGAACTGCACGCCCTGACCGACGTGTTGCTCCGTCATCCGCAGGTCTGGATTCTTAGCGATGAAATCTATGCGCCCTTTTGCTACAACGGCCAGGCGCATGCCTCGCCCGTGCAGGTCGAGCCGCGCTTGATCGAACGCACGCTGATCGTCAACGGCATGTCCAAGTCCTACGCCATGACGGGCTGGCGCGTGGGTTATGGCGCCGGGCCGGCCGACCTGATCAAGGCGATGAGCACCGTCATGTCGCAAAGCACGTCCTGCCCCAGCGCCATCTCGCAAGTGGCCGCGCAAGCCGCCCTGGAAGGCGACCAATCCAGCGTCACCCAGATGGTCGACATCTTTCAAGCCCGCCGCGACCTGATCGTGCGCCGCCTGAACGCCATTCCCGGCATTTCGTGCGCGATGCCCGACGGCGCCTTCTACGTGTACGCCAATGTGCAGGGCCTGATCGGCCGCACTGGCCCGGCCGGCGAACTGAAGACTGACCTGGACGTCAGCCTGTTCTTCCTGCGCGAAGCCGGCGTGGCGGTGATTGACGGCGGTTCGTACGGCTTGTCGCCCTACGTGCGTTTCTCGTTCGCGACGTCCACCGAAGTCATCGAGCAAGGCATGGACCGCCTGGAAGCGGCCGTCAAAGTCTTGATGGCGGACTAA
- a CDS encoding amino acid ABC transporter substrate-binding protein — protein MRKFLTTAVAATLLCAASGAQAGVTFDAVKKKGFLQCGFAGIPGFSVLDSKGEWTGLDVDMCRAVAAAMFGDASKVKGNVLTAQAKFTALQSGEIDMLSRNTTQTLTRDTTLGLIGVGVNFYDAQGLIVKKSMNVKSVKELDGATICVQPGTTTELNLADYFRSRGLTFKPVLVENYDENFRLLETGRCDAYTNDKSNTAANMRTRLAKPEDWEILTENLSKEPLGPMVRQGDEQWFNVVRWSLNAMLEAEEYGITSKNVDDMLKSTNPNVQRILGVTPGMGKNLGLDDKWAYNIIKQVGNYGESYDRAMGKDSPLKLERGLNKQWTQGGLMYGWPVR, from the coding sequence ATGCGTAAGTTTCTGACCACCGCCGTTGCGGCGACTTTGCTGTGCGCCGCCTCTGGCGCGCAAGCCGGCGTGACGTTCGATGCCGTCAAGAAAAAGGGTTTCTTGCAGTGCGGCTTTGCCGGCATTCCCGGCTTCTCGGTGTTGGACAGCAAGGGCGAATGGACGGGCCTGGACGTGGATATGTGCCGCGCCGTGGCCGCCGCCATGTTCGGCGACGCCTCGAAGGTCAAGGGCAATGTGTTGACCGCGCAAGCCAAGTTCACCGCCTTGCAGTCCGGCGAAATCGACATGCTGTCGCGCAACACCACGCAGACGCTGACCCGCGACACCACGCTGGGCCTGATCGGCGTGGGCGTGAACTTCTATGACGCGCAAGGCCTGATCGTCAAAAAGTCCATGAACGTGAAAAGCGTCAAGGAACTGGACGGCGCGACGATCTGCGTGCAGCCCGGCACCACTACCGAACTGAACCTGGCCGACTACTTCCGCAGCCGTGGCCTGACGTTCAAGCCGGTGCTGGTCGAGAACTACGACGAAAACTTCCGCCTGCTGGAAACGGGGCGTTGCGACGCTTACACCAACGACAAGTCCAACACCGCCGCCAACATGCGCACGCGCCTGGCCAAGCCGGAAGATTGGGAAATCCTGACGGAAAACCTGTCCAAGGAGCCCTTGGGCCCGATGGTCCGCCAAGGCGACGAGCAATGGTTCAACGTGGTGCGCTGGTCGCTGAACGCGATGCTGGAAGCCGAGGAATACGGCATCACGTCCAAGAACGTGGATGACATGTTGAAGAGCACGAACCCCAACGTGCAACGCATCCTGGGCGTGACGCCGGGCATGGGCAAGAACCTGGGGCTGGACGACAAGTGGGCCTACAACATCATCAAGCAGGTGGGCAACTACGGCGAAAGCTATGACCGCGCCATGGGCAAGGACAGCCCGCTGAAGCTGGAGCGTGGCCTGAACAAGCAATGGACCCAGGGCGGCCTGATGTACGGCTGGCCGGTGCGCTAA
- a CDS encoding FadR/GntR family transcriptional regulator, with the protein METPARPRQRSRLTDVVIEELNKRLDARTYRAGDKLPSEHALCDEFNVSRTVIREAVASMRLSGRLVSKPGIGVFVTEDREKPIDFVIEPATDPRWALHIMELRAGLEVEACGLAAERRSASDLSGIVEAFDAFNRATRDMEAAVKADYEFHLSIAKASNNPHFPALLRAAVRDVMLDLNIKHGGKTPEELETYETRNVREHEAILTAIMRRDPGAARAAMARHLGDSIARYRKLLSHGPAQ; encoded by the coding sequence ATGGAAACTCCCGCCCGGCCCCGCCAGCGTTCGCGCCTGACAGACGTGGTCATCGAGGAACTGAACAAGCGCCTGGATGCCCGCACCTATCGCGCCGGCGACAAGCTGCCGTCGGAACACGCGCTGTGCGACGAATTCAACGTCAGCCGCACGGTCATCCGCGAAGCGGTCGCGTCGATGCGCCTGAGCGGCCGGCTGGTCAGCAAGCCCGGCATCGGCGTATTCGTCACCGAAGACCGCGAAAAGCCCATCGACTTCGTCATCGAACCGGCCACCGATCCGCGCTGGGCGCTGCACATCATGGAGCTGCGCGCGGGGCTTGAAGTCGAAGCCTGTGGGCTGGCGGCCGAGCGCCGCAGCGCGTCCGACCTGAGCGGCATCGTCGAAGCGTTCGACGCCTTCAACCGCGCCACGCGCGACATGGAAGCCGCCGTCAAGGCCGACTACGAATTCCATCTGTCCATCGCCAAGGCGTCGAACAACCCGCACTTTCCCGCGCTGCTGCGCGCCGCCGTGCGCGACGTCATGCTGGACTTGAACATCAAGCACGGCGGCAAGACGCCCGAAGAATTGGAAACCTACGAAACCCGCAACGTGCGCGAGCACGAAGCCATCCTGACGGCCATCATGCGCCGCGACCCCGGCGCCGCGCGCGCCGCCATGGCTCGCCACCTGGGCGACAGTATCGCGCGCTACCGCAAACTGCTATCTCACGGCCCCGCGCAGTAA
- the kdgD gene encoding 5-dehydro-4-deoxyglucarate dehydratase, with amino-acid sequence MTTPQELKEIVSEGLLSFPVTDFDQNGDFNPKTYAARLEWLAPYGATALFAAGGTGEFFSLAPQEYSDVVRTAVQTCAGKVPILAGAGGPTRTAIAYAQEAERQGAKGILLLPHYLTEAAQDGIAAHVEQVCKSVKIGVIVYNRAQSRLSADSLAQLAERCPNLVGFKDGIGDIEAMVRIRRKMGDRFSYLGGLPTAEVYAAAYRALGVPVYSSAVFNFVPKTAMDFYRAIAAGDSDTTNRLLDDFFLPYLEIRNRKAGYAVSIVKAGAKLVGHDAGPVRAPLTDLTGEEMEMLNALIKKLGPQ; translated from the coding sequence ATGACGACTCCCCAGGAACTCAAGGAAATCGTATCGGAAGGCTTGCTCTCCTTCCCCGTGACGGACTTTGACCAGAACGGCGATTTCAACCCCAAGACCTACGCCGCCCGCCTGGAATGGCTGGCCCCGTACGGCGCCACCGCGCTGTTCGCCGCCGGCGGCACGGGCGAGTTCTTTTCCTTGGCGCCCCAGGAATATTCAGACGTCGTCCGCACCGCCGTGCAGACCTGCGCCGGCAAGGTGCCCATCCTGGCCGGCGCGGGCGGCCCCACCCGCACCGCCATCGCCTATGCACAAGAAGCCGAGCGCCAGGGCGCCAAGGGCATCCTGCTGCTGCCCCACTACCTGACCGAAGCGGCCCAGGACGGCATCGCCGCCCACGTCGAACAGGTTTGCAAGTCGGTCAAGATCGGCGTCATCGTTTACAACCGCGCGCAGTCGCGCCTGTCGGCCGACAGCCTGGCCCAGTTGGCCGAACGCTGCCCCAACCTGGTCGGCTTCAAGGACGGCATCGGCGACATCGAAGCCATGGTCCGCATCCGCCGCAAAATGGGCGACCGCTTCTCGTACCTGGGTGGCCTGCCCACCGCTGAAGTCTATGCCGCCGCCTACCGCGCGCTGGGCGTGCCGGTGTATTCCTCGGCCGTCTTCAACTTCGTGCCCAAGACCGCCATGGACTTCTACCGCGCCATTGCCGCCGGAGATTCCGACACCACCAACCGCTTGCTGGATGATTTCTTCCTGCCGTACCTGGAAATCCGCAATCGCAAGGCCGGCTACGCCGTCAGCATCGTCAAGGCTGGCGCGAAACTTGTCGGCCATGACGCCGGCCCCGTGCGCGCGCCGCTGACCGACCTGACCGGCGAAGAAATGGAAATGCTCAACGCGCTGATCAAGAAGCTCGGGCCGCAGTAA
- a CDS encoding Bug family tripartite tricarboxylate transporter substrate binding protein, protein MKAFPLFRRTLAALALTTLGVAAHAADDWPAAKPITLVVPFAAGGTSDILGRMVAQELGASLSQTVLVENKGGAGGVLGADAVARAKPDGYTLLLGTIATHAINPALLPGINYNAARDFAPVILLGSISNVLLVGANQPYKTVQDVVAAAKANPDTIAFGSAGQGTSQHLSGEVFKQLTGAHLTHVPYRGSAPAIQDLIGGQIPSSFETALVALPYVKSGKVRALAVTSAKRTEVMPDVPTMQEAGVAGFDVSSWQGIYAPANTPPAVVDRLNKAIAAIIAKPEVDAKMKGLGLAYTPNTPAEFNAFQTGEQAKWAKIIADGKLRPQ, encoded by the coding sequence TTGAAGGCATTTCCCTTGTTCCGCCGTACCTTGGCCGCGCTGGCCCTGACCACCCTGGGCGTCGCCGCCCATGCCGCCGACGACTGGCCGGCCGCCAAGCCGATCACCCTGGTGGTGCCGTTCGCGGCGGGCGGCACGTCCGACATCCTGGGCCGGATGGTCGCGCAGGAACTGGGCGCCAGCCTGAGCCAGACCGTGCTGGTGGAAAACAAGGGCGGGGCGGGCGGCGTGCTGGGCGCCGACGCGGTGGCGCGCGCCAAGCCGGACGGCTACACCTTGCTGCTGGGCACCATTGCCACGCACGCGATCAACCCGGCGCTGTTGCCCGGCATCAACTACAATGCCGCCCGCGACTTTGCGCCGGTGATCTTGCTGGGCAGCATCTCGAACGTGTTGCTGGTGGGCGCGAACCAGCCCTATAAGACGGTGCAGGACGTGGTGGCGGCGGCCAAGGCCAACCCGGACACCATCGCTTTTGGTTCGGCGGGCCAGGGCACGTCGCAGCATCTGTCGGGCGAAGTGTTCAAGCAATTGACCGGCGCGCATCTCACGCACGTGCCGTACCGAGGCAGCGCGCCAGCCATCCAGGACCTGATCGGCGGCCAGATTCCCAGCTCGTTTGAAACCGCGCTGGTGGCCTTGCCGTACGTGAAGAGTGGCAAGGTGCGCGCGCTGGCCGTCACGTCGGCCAAGCGCACCGAGGTCATGCCCGACGTGCCCACCATGCAGGAAGCGGGCGTGGCGGGGTTCGACGTCAGCAGTTGGCAGGGCATTTACGCGCCCGCCAATACGCCGCCGGCGGTGGTCGACCGCTTGAACAAGGCGATTGCGGCCATCATCGCCAAGCCCGAGGTGGACGCGAAGATGAAGGGCCTGGGCTTGGCGTACACGCCGAACACGCCTGCCGAGTTCAACGCGTTTCAAACCGGGGAACAAGCCAAGTGGGCAAAGATCATTGCGGACGGCAAGTTGCGACCCCAGTAA
- a CDS encoding response regulator, which translates to MPKSSSQPANRSAFPRTLLAGFLTAALATLLIAFVNVRSADGRSNAVMAMDRSTETLRQLSLFNSAVKDAEIGQRGYLLTGDPSYLEPYLRSLPLIQQRLAVIRGATDHDSGQRRLVNDIEGITRQKLAELQSTIDMRKAGNVEGALAVVRTDTGKEAMDRLRDLVADLYTRQMEELAAGKNAWSDATTTSAYYSWGGSLLLLVLISISAGMTVREYQAKARQSWVTTGLSGLSLRLQGDQRLDEIGKRTLDYLAEYLNADVGAGYVVERSTGELELFGGFALPPERLAQKFLPAEGLTGQAVTSRRLLHVRDVPAGHLELASAVGRSNPAELMLAPAMHNNRVYAVIELGFNHPVGDLERSLLEGASEMLASAIRAGQDRSRLEALLEETQRQAEELQTQQEELRVSNEELEQQSRILQESQARMELQQTELEQTNSNLEAQAEQLLRVQGALTEKARQLTQASQFKSEFLANMSHELRTPLNSTLILAKLLSDNKPGNLSAEQVKYAQTIYAAGSDLLTLINDILDLAKIEAGQATMEIEQVPIALTLQRLLEPLRPMALEKGLALELDIEQAVPATMHTDPKRLGQVLKNLLSNALKFTERGNVTLRVSRVLGQGRERLAFAVHDTGIGVPAEQQELIFEAFRQADGSTHRKYGGTGLGLSISRDLAELLGGKLTVVSTPGQGSVFTLEVPVRLEGQQPATGAGGAAASSRVTAPTLWDVPKQRPPVAQARPATAPAAEPPASDGPESDRSILVIEDDERFAGILADLAREMGFGCLLAHTATDGLDLAVRKRPNAIVLDVNLPDFSGLGVLDQLKRNPQTRHIPVHVVSVADYAQEAMGRGAVGYALKPVKREELVEALRRLEAKFTQHVRRVLVVEDDDRQRESVRQLLARNDVEIVPAATAQAALALLRENTFDCVVMDLNLPDMSGYELLEQMAEQDSVSFPPVIVYTGRALSRDEEQHLRRFSKSIIIKDARSPERLLDEVTLFLHQVEAELPPEHRQMLELARSRDSALEGRTVLVVEDDVRNVFALSSILEPTGLRVEIARNGREALDALERAGADGVPAIDLVLMDIMMPEMDGYTAMRHIRNRPEWRRLPIIALTAKAMKDDQEKCLAAGANDYIAKPLDVERLLSLVRVWMRS; encoded by the coding sequence ATGCCAAAATCGTCGTCGCAGCCCGCCAACCGCTCTGCCTTTCCTCGGACGCTGCTGGCCGGCTTCTTGACGGCGGCGCTTGCCACGCTGCTGATCGCCTTCGTCAACGTGCGCTCGGCTGATGGACGGTCCAACGCGGTCATGGCCATGGACCGCAGCACCGAGACCCTGCGCCAGCTGAGCCTGTTCAATTCAGCGGTCAAGGATGCCGAGATCGGCCAGCGCGGCTATCTGCTTACCGGCGACCCCTCTTATCTGGAACCGTATCTGCGTTCGCTGCCCTTGATCCAGCAGCGCCTTGCCGTGATCCGGGGGGCCACCGACCACGACTCCGGGCAGCGCCGCCTGGTCAACGATATCGAAGGCATCACCCGACAGAAGCTGGCCGAGTTGCAGAGCACCATCGACATGCGCAAGGCGGGCAACGTGGAAGGCGCGCTGGCCGTGGTCCGTACCGACACCGGCAAAGAGGCGATGGATCGGCTGCGCGACCTGGTCGCTGATTTGTACACGCGGCAGATGGAGGAACTGGCGGCGGGCAAGAACGCCTGGTCCGACGCCACCACCACCTCGGCCTATTACTCCTGGGGCGGTTCGCTGCTGTTGCTGGTGCTGATCTCCATTTCGGCCGGCATGACCGTACGCGAATATCAGGCCAAGGCGCGCCAGTCCTGGGTGACGACCGGGCTTTCGGGCCTTAGTCTGCGGCTGCAGGGCGATCAGCGTCTGGACGAGATCGGCAAGCGCACGCTGGACTACCTGGCCGAATACCTGAATGCGGACGTGGGCGCGGGCTATGTGGTCGAGCGCAGTACGGGGGAATTGGAATTGTTCGGCGGCTTCGCGCTGCCGCCCGAACGTCTGGCGCAAAAATTCCTGCCCGCCGAAGGGCTGACGGGCCAGGCGGTCACCTCGCGCCGCTTGCTGCATGTGCGCGACGTGCCGGCGGGGCATTTGGAATTGGCCTCGGCCGTGGGGCGTTCCAATCCGGCTGAACTGATGCTGGCGCCCGCCATGCATAACAACCGCGTCTATGCCGTGATTGAACTGGGCTTCAATCACCCAGTGGGTGACCTGGAGCGCAGCCTGCTGGAAGGCGCGTCGGAAATGCTGGCGTCGGCGATCCGCGCGGGTCAGGACCGTAGCCGCCTTGAGGCGCTGCTGGAAGAAACCCAGCGTCAGGCGGAAGAACTGCAGACGCAGCAGGAAGAACTGCGCGTCAGCAATGAAGAGCTTGAGCAGCAAAGCCGCATCCTGCAGGAGTCGCAGGCGCGCATGGAACTGCAGCAGACCGAGCTTGAGCAGACCAATTCCAATCTGGAAGCGCAGGCCGAACAGTTGCTGCGGGTGCAGGGCGCGCTGACCGAAAAAGCGCGCCAACTGACGCAGGCCAGCCAGTTCAAGAGCGAGTTCCTGGCCAACATGAGCCACGAATTGCGCACGCCCTTGAATTCCACGCTGATCCTGGCCAAGCTGCTGTCGGACAACAAACCGGGCAACCTCAGCGCCGAGCAGGTCAAGTACGCGCAGACCATTTACGCGGCCGGCAGCGACCTGCTGACGCTGATCAACGACATTCTGGATCTGGCCAAGATCGAGGCCGGACAGGCCACCATGGAAATCGAGCAGGTGCCCATTGCGCTGACCTTGCAGCGCCTGCTGGAGCCGTTGCGGCCGATGGCGCTGGAAAAAGGCCTGGCGTTGGAGCTGGACATCGAGCAGGCCGTGCCCGCCACCATGCATACCGACCCCAAGCGCCTGGGCCAGGTGCTGAAGAACCTGTTGTCCAATGCGCTGAAATTCACCGAGCGCGGCAACGTCACCTTGCGGGTGTCGCGGGTGCTGGGGCAAGGGCGCGAGCGGCTGGCCTTTGCCGTGCACGACACCGGCATTGGTGTTCCGGCCGAGCAACAGGAATTGATTTTTGAAGCGTTCCGCCAGGCCGACGGCAGCACCCATCGCAAGTACGGCGGCACGGGGCTGGGCCTGTCTATTTCGCGCGACCTGGCCGAACTGCTGGGCGGCAAGCTGACGGTGGTCAGCACGCCCGGGCAGGGCAGCGTCTTTACCCTGGAAGTGCCGGTGCGCCTGGAAGGCCAGCAGCCAGCGACCGGTGCGGGTGGCGCGGCGGCATCGTCCCGGGTTACGGCGCCGACCTTGTGGGATGTGCCCAAGCAACGCCCGCCCGTGGCTCAAGCGCGGCCCGCCACGGCGCCCGCCGCCGAACCGCCCGCCAGCGACGGCCCGGAGTCCGATCGCAGCATTCTGGTCATTGAAGATGACGAGCGCTTTGCCGGCATTCTTGCCGATCTGGCGCGCGAAATGGGCTTTGGCTGCCTGTTGGCGCACACCGCGACGGACGGCCTGGACCTGGCGGTGCGCAAGCGGCCCAACGCCATCGTGCTGGATGTGAACCTGCCCGACTTCTCCGGCCTGGGCGTGCTGGACCAACTGAAGCGCAACCCGCAGACCCGGCATATTCCCGTGCACGTGGTGTCGGTGGCCGACTATGCGCAGGAAGCCATGGGCCGTGGCGCAGTGGGCTACGCGCTGAAACCGGTCAAGCGCGAAGAGCTGGTCGAAGCCTTGCGGCGCCTGGAGGCCAAGTTCACGCAGCATGTGCGGCGCGTGCTGGTGGTGGAAGATGACGACCGCCAACGCGAAAGCGTGCGCCAACTGCTGGCGCGCAATGACGTCGAGATCGTGCCCGCCGCCACGGCGCAGGCCGCACTGGCATTGCTGCGCGAGAATACCTTTGATTGCGTAGTGATGGACTTGAACCTGCCCGACATGAGCGGCTACGAGTTGCTGGAACAGATGGCCGAGCAGGACAGCGTGTCGTTCCCGCCGGTCATCGTCTATACGGGCCGCGCGCTGTCGCGCGACGAAGAGCAGCACCTGCGCCGCTTTTCCAAGTCCATCATCATCAAGGACGCGCGTTCGCCCGAGCGCCTGCTGGACGAGGTGACCTTGTTCCTGCATCAGGTGGAAGCCGAACTGCCGCCCGAGCACCGCCAGATGCTGGAGCTGGCGCGCAGCCGCGATTCGGCGCTGGAGGGCCGCACGGTGCTGGTGGTGGAGGATGACGTGCGCAATGTGTTCGCGCTGTCCAGCATCCTGGAGCCCACCGGCCTGCGGGTGGAAATTGCGCGCAATGGCCGCGAGGCGCTGGATGCGCTGGAGCGCGCGGGCGCGGACGGCGTGCCCGCGATCGACCTGGTGCTGATGGACATCATGATGCCCGAGATGGATGGCTACACGGCGATGCGCCACATTCGCAATCGGCCCGAGTGGCGGCGCTTGCCCATCATTGCGCTGACCGCCAAGGCCATGAAGGACGATCAGGAAAAGTGTCTGGCGGCGGGCGCCAATGACTACATCGCCAAGCCGCTGGACGTTGAACGGCTGCTGTCCCTGGTGCGCGTCTGGATGCGCAGCTAA
- a CDS encoding CheR family methyltransferase produces the protein MPASAKARVDDIEQRLLLDAIYHHYHYDFRQYAQASLKRRLQSALTQFGCKTLSQLQDRVLHEPSVFTALLQFLTVQVSDMFRDPTYFLTLRTEVIPLLRTYPSIKVWVAGCSAGEEVYSLAILLAEEGLLDRALIYATDINPHALRAAEQGVFDLDRVAAFSNNHARSGGRTSLSDHYTARYGRVVFDKRLREHMVFSDHSLATDSVFAEVHLISCRNVLIYFERDLQSRALGLFHDALVHRGFLGLGSRESLRFSAQADNFDDFVLEERIYRKKAGL, from the coding sequence ATGCCCGCCTCCGCCAAAGCCCGTGTTGATGATATCGAGCAGCGCCTGCTGCTTGATGCCATCTATCACCATTACCACTACGACTTTCGGCAATATGCGCAGGCCTCGCTAAAGCGGCGCCTGCAAAGCGCGCTGACGCAGTTCGGCTGCAAAACGCTGTCGCAACTGCAAGACCGCGTGCTGCACGAGCCGTCGGTATTTACCGCGCTGCTGCAATTCCTGACCGTGCAGGTCAGCGACATGTTTCGCGATCCCACGTATTTTCTGACGCTGCGCACCGAGGTCATTCCCCTCTTGCGCACCTATCCGTCCATCAAAGTGTGGGTGGCGGGGTGCAGCGCGGGCGAAGAGGTCTATTCGCTAGCCATCCTGCTGGCCGAAGAAGGCTTGCTGGACCGCGCGCTGATCTACGCCACTGACATCAACCCGCACGCGCTGCGCGCCGCCGAGCAGGGCGTGTTCGACCTGGACCGGGTCGCGGCCTTCAGCAACAACCACGCGCGGTCCGGCGGGCGTACGTCTTTGTCGGACCACTACACGGCCCGGTACGGGCGTGTGGTGTTCGACAAGCGCTTGCGCGAACACATGGTGTTTTCGGATCACAGCCTGGCCACCGACAGCGTGTTTGCCGAAGTGCACCTGATTTCGTGCCGCAACGTGCTGATCTATTTCGAGCGCGACCTGCAAAGCCGCGCGCTGGGGCTGTTTCACGACGCGCTGGTGCATCGGGGCTTTCTGGGCTTGGGCTCGCGCGAGTCGCTGCGGTTTTCGGCGCAGGCCGACAACTTCGACGACTTCGTGCTGGAAGAGCGCATTTACCGCAAGAAGGCGGGACTATGA
- a CDS encoding chemotaxis protein CheB, giving the protein MSANAGPWNRIDAIVIGGSSGAIDALNALVPALPARLCAAVIVVLHLPRDRRSLLVDIFRERCALPVLEAEDQLPIQPGHLYFAPPDYHLLVDQGPRLALSVGAPVFFSRPSIDVLFESAADSYGDRLMGILLSGANEDGAQGLAAINAAGGRTVVQAPSSAAMPTMPNAALARFAVDDVLTPDEIAAMLSQLPTQPVL; this is encoded by the coding sequence ATGAGCGCGAATGCCGGGCCATGGAACCGCATTGACGCCATCGTCATCGGCGGATCGTCGGGCGCCATCGACGCCTTGAACGCGTTGGTGCCGGCCTTGCCCGCGCGGCTGTGCGCGGCGGTGATCGTGGTGCTGCACCTGCCACGTGACCGCCGCAGCCTGCTCGTGGATATTTTCCGCGAACGCTGCGCCTTGCCCGTGCTGGAGGCGGAAGACCAGCTTCCGATACAGCCCGGCCATCTGTACTTTGCGCCCCCGGACTACCACTTGCTGGTGGACCAGGGGCCTCGCCTGGCCTTGTCGGTGGGCGCGCCCGTGTTTTTTTCGCGGCCATCGATTGACGTCTTGTTTGAATCCGCCGCCGACAGCTATGGCGACCGATTGATGGGCATCTTGCTGTCCGGCGCGAACGAAGACGGCGCGCAAGGCCTGGCGGCGATCAACGCCGCCGGGGGCCGCACCGTGGTGCAAGCGCCGTCGTCCGCCGCCATGCCCACCATGCCGAATGCGGCATTGGCGCGTTTTGCCGTGGACGATGTCCTGACGCCTGACGAAATTGCCGCCATGCTGTCCCAATTGCCAACGCAGCCTGTGCTGTAA